One region of Thalassophryne amazonica chromosome 16, fThaAma1.1, whole genome shotgun sequence genomic DNA includes:
- the LOC117528742 gene encoding LOW QUALITY PROTEIN: uncharacterized protein LOC117528742 (The sequence of the model RefSeq protein was modified relative to this genomic sequence to represent the inferred CDS: substituted 1 base at 1 genomic stop codon) yields the protein MGCSSPILSLSYHGPILPPPLVSSHLGSLCSIALYDLLEGTAVLDCGILRQGNGLQGENTQVKASCGRLECSIEKVNHFLQDTVIDLLRDLELEPNKAIISPDPPTTVFNLKKPSLKEVEEVVKAARSASAPGPSGIPYLVYKRCPELLWHLWRILKVIWRRGKLANQWRNADGVWIPKEENSRDISQFRSISLLSMEGKVFFSIVSRRLTEFLLKNSYIDPSVQKGGISAPGCLEHTGVITQLIREAHENKSDIAVLWLDLAKAYGSIPHKLVELALHLHHVPSKIKDLILDYYDNFRMRVTSGSGYFXDIRLASHWERDNYSMGKLFNSTLKDSAAIQKARIELGTWLTKVDQSGLPGRFKAWIYQHSILPRILWPLLIYAVPITAVESLERKISGFLRRWLGLPRSLTIAALYGTSNILQLPLSGLTEEFMVARTREVLQYRDSKDCNVSAAGIEVMTGRKWKTWEAVELAESCLRQKALVGTVATGRAGLGYFPKILISQACGKERHHLIQEEVRAGVEEERVSRAVGLRQQGAWTRWESALQCRITWTNILQPDFQQVRFLVQAVYDALSSPANLHAWGKSETPSCPLCSGRGSLEHLLSGYPRALADGRYRWRHDQVLKAVTESVASDISSSKNHHAPKKAISFVKAGEKPRANQHVTSGLLHTASDWQLQVDFGKQLRFPQHIATTFLRPDMIVTSQSSKQLIILELTVPWEENIEEANERKRAKYQELVEECREGGWKTVYEPIEVGCRGFAGRSLCKVLSRLGIVGAAKKRPIKSASEAAEKATRWLWMKRADPWAATGMQVGA from the exons ctgtggCCGGCTTGAGTGCTCTATAGAGAAAGTAAACCACTTCCTTCAGGACACTGTAATTGACCTTCTGAGAGACCTGGAACTGGAGCCCAACAAAGCTATCATCAGCCCAGATCCCCCAACAACGGTGTTCAACCTGAAGAAGCCAAGCCTGAAGGAGGTTGAGGAGGTCGTCAAGGCGGCCCGCTCTGCGTCAGCACCAGGCCCCAGTGGAATTCCTTATCTGGTCTACAAGCGCTGCCCGGAGCTTCTATGGCACCTGTGGAGGATCCTGAAGGTGATTTGGAGAAGGGGAAAATTGGCCAACCAGTGGAGGAATGCTGATGGAGTTTGGATCCCCAAAGAGGAGAACTCACGAGACATCAGTCAGTTTCGATCCATCTCACTGCTGAGCATGGAAGGGAAGGTGTTTTTTAGCATCGTCTCACGAAGACTGACTGAGTTCCTCCTCAAGAACAGCTATATTGATCCATCAGTACAGAAGGGAGGGATCTCTGCTCCTGGCTGCTTGGAACACACTGGGGTCATCACGCAACTCATCAGAGAGGCCCATGAGAACAAAAGCGACATAGCCGTGTTGTGGTTGGACCTGGCCAAGGCCTACGGGTCCATACCACACAAGCTGGTTGAGCTCGCTCTCCACCTCCACCATGTTCCCAGTAAGATCAAGGACCTCATCCTGGATTACTACGATAACTTCAGGATGAGAGTTACTTCTGGGTCTGGGTACTTCTGAGACATCAGACTGGCATCGCATTGGGAAAGGGATAATTACAG CATGGGGAAACTCTTCAACTCCACCCTGAAGGACTCAGCAGCCATCCAGAAGGCCAGGATAGAACTTGGAACCTGGCTCACCAAGGTAGACCAGTCTGGACTGCCTGGTAGGTTTAAAGCCTGGATCTACCAGCATTCAATCCTGCCCCGCATCCTGTGGCCCCTGTTGATTTATGCAGTCCCAATAACAGCAGTTGAGTCCCTAGAGAGGAAGATCAGTGGCTTTCTTCGAAGGTGGCTGGGACTTCCTCGCAGCCTTACCATCGCTGCCCTGTACGGAACGAGTAACATCCTGCAGCTTCCTCTCAGTGGTCTCACAGAAGAGTTCATGGTGGCACGCACCAGAGAAGTTCTACAGTACAGGGACTCAAAGGACTGCAATGTGTCAGCAGCCGGCATCGAGGTGATGACAGGAAGGAAGTGGAAGACATGGGAAGCAGTGGAGCTGGCAGAGTCATGCCTAAGACAGAAGGCATTGGTGGGcactgtggcaacaggcagagcaGGCTTGGGTTACTTCCCAAAGATCCTCATCAGCCAGGCCTGTGGGAAGGAAAGGCACCACCTGATCcaggaggaagtcagagcggGTGTGGAGGAAGAGCGGGTGAGCAGGGCAGTAGGACTACGGCAACAGGGAGCATGGACAAGGTGGGAGAGCGCACTACAGTGCAGGATCACCTGGACAAACATCTTGCAGCCAGATTTTCAGCAGGTCCGCTTCCTGGTGCAAGCTGTCTATGATGCTCTGTCAAGTCCAGCGAACCTGCATGCGTGGGGGAAAAGTGAGACACCTTCCTGCCCGCTGTGCTCTGGTAGAGGCTCTTTAGAACACCTCCTCAGCGGCTACCCAAGGGCTCTGGCAGATGGTCGCTATCGctggcgccatgaccaggtgcttaaGGCAGTCACTGAGAGCGTAGCCTCAGACATCAGCTCCAGCAAGAACCATCATGCTCCAAAGAAGGCAATCTCCTTTGTTAAAGCTGGAGAAAAACCCAGAGCAAACCAACATGtgacatcaggactactccacacAGCATCTGACTGGCAGCTGCAGGTCGACTTTGGTAAGCAGCTGAGGTTCCCCCAGCACATCGCAACAACATTCCTTCGCCCAGATATGATCGTGACCTCTCAGTCTTCGAAACAGCTGATCATACTGGAGTTGACAGTGCCCTGGGAAGAAAACATTGAGGAAGCCAATGAGAGGAAGAGGGCTAAGTACCAGGAACTGGTGGAGGAGTGCAGGGAGGGAGGCTGGAAGACGGTCTACGAGCCCATAGAGGTAGGCTGCAGGGGATTTGCAGGGCGGTCTCTGTGCAAGGTCCTCAGCCGCCTGGGCATCGTAGGAGCGGCAAAGAAGAGGCCCATCAAGTCCGCAAGCGAAGCCGCCGAAAAGGCCACCAGGTGGCTTTGGATGAAGAGGGCAGATCCGTGGGCTGCTACTGGGATGCAAGTCGGGGCttga